ACACCTACAACTTCATTCTGAAAGGCTCTTGAATGTTGTTCTGAGTCCTGCATCACGTTTAGTTTCAGGACAGGAACTGAACAACATATCCTTCAGAGTCAAGCATGGGCAAAATGCTTTGATTTTTCACATTGTAGAACATATACACatactattatttttaaatCAGTGGAAGTTTCCCTTCATAATTTACAGGTAAAATTACATACTTTGCACGATAAAACAAGAATCACTCAGTATCTAAGTAAGGTAAGTTCAGTAAAAGTCAATTTTTTTTATAGACCATGCTTGCGCAGCAGGGGAGATCACATCACTTATGTTCCTGTACATTCgtcgatacatgaggtagccatttcAGAGAATGGTGAATCaatgactgtctgatctcttttaagcggagcttgaggtaatatgcataagacctatggtaaagtaagttaaaaatttagtttttttaaaaaaagcaacATCTTGATGATAAAACAACACAAGATCTCTGACCTTCCTCTTGTCAATGACATTCAGGAAGAATGTGGTGGCAACACAGGCAAGGATGTTAGCCAGCAGGAAGATCATCACATACTTCCAGCGCAGTAAGATGGTCTCTGTTGGTGTGCTGGAAAATATAAGGAAAACAAATAAGGAGACAATAGCATATTACAAGCATGATCAGCGTCACAAGGAACACAAGCATTGTCAGTGTCATGAGGAACACAAGCATTGTCAGTGTCATGAGGAACACAAGCATTGTCAGTGTCATGAGGAATAAAAGCACTGTCAGTGTCTTACTGAAGataatgttacatgtaacacTTTTCACTTACTTTTTTTCTGTCCCAAGAATCGAGCCGACAATGAGATTAGAAACACCAATACCAATCATTTGAATAGACGTTGTGAGGCCCATTGCTGTGCCAACCGTTGCCTGGGTTACCACAAGAGGAATTGATGGCCACAGACTAGCCTGAAAAATGACGAAAGTCTTGCTGATTGCAATATAGGTCGAAGTAGCAACAAGGATTTTCTAAGCTGCTGTGAAGGACTTGATCATGCTCTCATGATGTAGTGACTAGAACAATTATTTAAcacttttcacattttcatttatcaTCTCAATTACTGTTGACcttaaacaaaatattgcaaactGTTCGCCAACACTTGACTTTGGACTTTCAACATAGAATTGAGGAACTCCAAAACTGACATTTCCACAGGTGGAAGAGTGacatcttacactgaaacaaagaaacaatgtTCCAAGATGAACAGACTCACAGCAGCCACAGAGTAGGTCAGCCCAAAGCACAAGGTCGCCACCAGTGGGTACACATACGTGAAGGCCAACAGTGCAAAAACAGGGATGGAGAACACTGCACACAACGTGGCCAGGTACCCTCGCTTACCGAACACATCCTGGAATATACAGATCAAGAGCTACACAGTACCCTTACTTCCTGAACACATCCTGGAATATACAGATTAAGAGCTACACAGTACCCTTACTTCCTGAACACATCCTGGAATATACAGATCAAGAGCTACACAGTACCCTTACTTCCTGAACACATCCTGGAATATACAGATCAAGAGCTACACAGTACCCTCGATTCCTGAACACATCCTGAGATATTGAGTTCCTAAGCTACATGTGTGACTGAGACACTGAAAAATGCAAGCCTTGCAGCTAGAAGAATCCTGTACAATCTGCTATTGATATATGTAATGAATTTATCAGTGGAGCAGCCATGTTACAAAGACACATATTTGGTGCAACAATTGTTTAACAGAGTTTAAATATGGTATCTATATCTTCTGGCCATCTACAAAGTACAGATGTGGTATCTAAAGATAAGGCACAGTACTTACAATGATGCCTCCAAGAAATGGAGACAATATCATAGAAACATCGTAGATTGAGCCTGCGATGTATGAAGAGGTTTTCTGGTTGAAGTTATACTCTATCTTATACTTGTCGTAGATAAATTTACTGAAACGGCAAAGATTTGGTAAACGATACAAaacatctgaaaaatatatatttaagcaTACTTTATTTCTATTGGCTAACTATATGACTGGAAACGAGAATACCATCATTCATATTACAGTATACTCTTGTACGTTTCATAGCATGACTTTTTGTGAATCccaaaactgaacaaaaatcTCTAGAATAACAGAATGACTCAAAACACTGTACAGGTGATATACAACCACCATTAGGTGATACGACATTCATCAGCTCACCAAGTGAAGTATAtcattttattgatatttgatTATGTTGTTGATTTCACAGAGAGATGTTTAGATGTAAATTcttacactgttatcaagcattAATGGTGTTATTGCAAACCAATAGTGGGTGTTTTTCGTAAATTTCATTTGTTGAGAAACCTCTTCGAATATAGTTTCATTCTCTGAATGACAAAAGCTGAATAACAGCCAAATGATACTCCAGAAGATGGAATACTTTCCTTTGCATAATGACGGCTAAGACTGTTTTGTGTGACCCTgatctgtttttttttaactATCGGTTTTAATCTAAATTTGTCTGAGTTGAACCCCAATGAATCCCGGAAACTGAACAAACCTAACTGTTTATCTTCTAAACAATATACATCAAAACACACATGTTGCTATTCACGCAGTCATATGGCTGCCTCTCTAGCTACAAGAGACCAATCAAACACTACACTAAACTCACCTGGCATCAGCCACAAATGGGAAGACTCCATTGTAGAAGAACATGATTGCCAGTGCCACCAGCCAGTACGACAGAGAAAAGTAGCGGATATCGGTGAACCTCTGAAGCAGTAAGTTAGTGATTGCCAGAAGTTACGAGTAGCTGTTGTGCATGAATAATCAAAGCTTGAGTGAGTTGGCATTAATTCAAGTGCACCTTACACCTTGACTGTACTAGCAATGGCCAGCCTGCTGGTTGCAGATTACCAGATTCATGAACACCAAGCAAAGCTAGTACGATTTCTGCAAAATGGTTTTTCAAATGCCATGATCCAAGTGCTAAACTCTTATCATTATCTTAAATACCTATAGCTACATACTTAATGACTGCATGACTGCATCAAGTTAGAACTTATGTGGTCCATGTGCTTCCTGAACACAGCTTTCTTCAGAAATAAATAGTGTAAATAGTGTATTCACCCTCTGTCGTATTTACCCTGTTTTGTAACATTGTGTATGTCTACGCCGTGTAGTAACAGTGTGTATCTACCCTGTGTAGTAACATTGTGTATATCTACCCTGTGTAGTAACAGTGTGTGTATCTACCCTATGTGTTAACAATGTGTATATCTACCTTGTATAGTACAATTGTGTATATCTACCCTGTGTAGTAACATTGTGTATGTACCCTGTGTAGTAACAGTGTATATCTACCCTGTGTAGTAACATTGTGTACATCTACCCTGTGTAGTAATGTTGTGTGTATCTACCATGTGTAGTAACATTGTGTATATCTACTCTGTGTAGTAACAGTGTATCTACCCTATGTGTTAACAATGTGTATATCTACCTTGTATAGTACAATTGTGTATATCTACCCTGTGTAGTAACATTGTGTATCTACCCTGTGTAGTAACAGTGTGTATCTACCCTGTGTAGTAACATTGTGTATATCTACCCTGTGTAGTAACATTGTGTACATCTACCCTGTGTAGTAATGTTGTGTATATCTACCCTGTGTAGTAACAGTGTGTATCTACCCTGTGTAGTAATGTTGTGTACATCTACCCTGTGTAGTAACATTGTGTATATCTACTCTGTGTAGTAACAGTGTGATTATCTACCCTATGTGTTAACATTGCGTATATCTACCTTGTATAGTACAATTGTGTATATCTACCCTGTGTAGTAACGTTGTGTATATCTACCCTGTGTAGTAACATTGTGTATCTACCCTGTGTAGTAATGTTGTGTATATCTACCCTGTGTAGTAACAGTGTATATCTACGCTGTGTAGTAACATTGTGTATATCTACCCTGTGTAGTAATGTTGTGTATATCTACCCTGTGTAGTAACAGTGTGTGTATCTACCCTATGTGTTAACATTGTGTATATCTACCTTGTATAGTACAATTGTGTATATCTACCCTGTGTAGTAACGTTGTGTATATCTACCCTGTGTAGTAACATTGTGTATCTACCCTGTGTAGTAATGTTGTGTATATCTACCCTGTGTAGTAACAGTGTATATCTACGCTGTGTAGTAACATTGTGTATATCTAATCTATGTGGTATCATTGTGTATATCTACCCTGTGTAGTAACAGTGTGTGTATCTACCCTATGTGTTAACATTGTGTATATCTACCTTGTATAGTACAATTGTGTATATCTACCCAAAGTAGTAACATTGTGTATATCTACCCCGCGTGGTAACATTGTGTATATCTACCCCGTGTGGTAACATTGTGTATATCTACTCTGTGTAGTAACAGTGTGTGTATCTACCCTATGTGTTAACATTGTGTATATCTACCTTGTATAGTACAATTGTGTATATCTACCTTGTATTGTACAATTGTGTATATCTACCTAAGTGGTAACATTGTGTATATCTACCCGGTGTGGTAACATTGTGTATATCTACCTTTGTGATAACATTGTGTATATCTACTCTGTGTAGTAACAGTGTGTATATCTATCCTGTGTAGTAACATTCTACATATCTACCCTGTGCAGTAACGTTGTGTGTATCCACACTGTATGTACCCTGTGTAGAAAACTACACATACCCTGTTTCAGACATTTTTGCTCAAAGTTACCTCTCTGATAAATACTGATATCCGACTGATATTTTGTTAATGATGATTGTTCTCTGTGCTATATGTCAATAGTGTGCCCACATATATTTACCCTGGTAGAACATTCGAGGGTATTGATCCTGTGTGTAGTTTCAGTATGGATGTGTGTGAATCCCAGTTTTATGGTGACCTTGCACTACCTGGCTAGTCTCAACAAGTAACCTTGACGTACCAGTTTCTTGGATTCTGTTTTCATGCTGACCTCATCTCCCAGCTGCTTGACACCATACATGTCCAGGAAGCTCACAATAATGGCTGACACAAAGCCCAGCCCACACAACATAGCGCCTTGGAAGAAACAGAGCATGGCATGACAGACTTTTTTCAAGTAATAAACATTTCTAACTCACTTTATTAAGCGGTCTATAAGGTATTGATGTGAAATAAGACAACTTTTGCTCCCAGTAAACATGGCAATATTTTCAGGACCACACCCACAGATTCAACTTAAAAAACACAAGTAAAATCAGTCCACTATATAACATCCAGAAAGATATGTACACAAAACTTTAATGTCGTAACATCCCTTTAAGACAAGGTCAAGGGCTCCTCACCTCCCCAGAGTGTCCAAGAGAGCCCGTACGTCTGAGAGAACGACTGCGTCAAGAAGAAGTTCAGTACGCTTCCCAGACGTGAGAATGCTAACGTGAAACCAAATGCCATGGCTAATTCCTTGTTCTTAAACCAGAAGGCTGTGATCTTGTTCTGAACAACTGAAACACAGAATcacctgttttatattgttccCATCACTAATCTGATTGAAATTATCTCTTCCtgaaaacattgaaacatgCATAACAGTGATATGAGGTCCCAGAGAAAAGATTTTACAGTACTATGAAGGCTGGTGGGGTAGACTAATAGTTAAGGCATTTGCtggtcacaccaaagacctgggttcgtttCCAAGATGAGTACAGAGTGCAAAGCCCAATTCTGGCgtcatggaatattgcttaaaaagctgcatgaaactaaactcacactcaTTTGGCGGCTAGCCTGAGACAACAAAATGATACTGATGACTACGATAGAAAAAAACATTAACCAGAGAAGCTATAATTCTGATCAAGTTGTGTACAACCATCTGAGAGAGTGCTGGATACTCATGTCAACAAAGCAGCAAGTTCATTCCTGTCAGCAATATCTCATACTGCCAAAGATGTTTCAGAATTTACATATATAGAACAAGGCAGTGGCTCACAATACTAATACACTGGAAGTTCAGTTCCTTTCTTGCAGACTCCCTTAGTGTTCAAGCGCACAGTTAATGTCAAGCTGTCAATAACTACCAGATGATGAAGCGTAACTGTTACCATAATATATCAGTCTATATTGTCTCT
Above is a genomic segment from Haliotis asinina isolate JCU_RB_2024 chromosome 7, JCU_Hal_asi_v2, whole genome shotgun sequence containing:
- the LOC137290632 gene encoding lysosomal dipeptide transporter MFSD1-like, producing the protein MAGLRATDCGYRFVVLFFNCMLTFGSYFCFDMPSVLQDEFTQSNNCTNTNSTGESTYDVGDGNYTCNNCTDCLGMSQDDYNLLYAIYAWTNAVVVIAAGFLIDKLGNRVGVFLFSLLCVIGSCTFAVGAMLKGTSAMLPVMLVGRLVFGSGNGSLTIVQNKITAFWFKNKELAMAFGFTLAFSRLGSVLNFFLTQSFSQTYGLSWTLWGGAMLCGLGFVSAIIVSFLDMYGVKQLGDEVSMKTESKKLRFTDIRYFSLSYWLVALAIMFFYNGVFPFVADASKFIYDKYKIEYNFNQKTSSYIAGSIYDVSMILSPFLGGIIDVFGKRGYLATLCAVFSIPVFALLAFTYVYPLVATLCFGLTYSVAAASLWPSIPLVVTQATVGTAMGLTTSIQMIGIGVSNLIVGSILGTEKNTPTETILLRWKYVMIFLLANILACVATTFFLNVIDKRKGGMLNLSRKQKQSLARRLQEEEEVDPDEEVAPVYNERDPLLGNNRIN